From bacterium:
CAAAACCAACGCCAAGGCCCAGGCCACGGCTGTCGATGTCCGTCGGTACATCACCATCTCCTTTTCTGATCGAGCTTTAGTCAGATTCTTACGGGTCAAGATGCAAAAGTTCCATTAGCGATCGAACTTTAGCAAATATTGTCAGCGATCAGCAACAGGTTTTCAACGAGTTTCACTATTTTGGATGGCCGGACCACGAGGGCGCAAAATTGTTGCCGGAGCGTGTCAGCTGCCGTCTCCCGCCGCCGTCCAGGTCCATGGTGAAGATCTGCGTGCTGGAACCGCCGCGAGATGTCAGGTTGGCGGCATACGCCAGCTTCTTGCCATCCGGCGAGTAGCTCGGGGACTCGTGGCTGCCCGGGGCGTCCTCGGTCAAGTACCGGGTCTCCTGGGTCACGATGTCGGTAATCGCGATATCGAACGAGTTGTCGGGGCGTCGCGCCGAGTGAGCCAGCTTGGTGCCGTCAGGGCTCCACGCGGCGCCGTCGTTGTAGCGGCCGAGAAAGGTAATGCGACGCAGGTTCGCTCCCTCGGCGCTCATGATGTAGATCTGAGGCGTTCCGGAGCGACTCGAGGTGAAAGCGATCTCGCGCCCCGTCGGACTCCAGGCCGGGTTGGTGTCGATGCCGCGGGCGGTGGTCAAGCGCCGCAGGTTCGAGCCGTCGCGATTGCACAGGAAGACCTCGGTGTTGCCGTTGCCTACCGAGCGCGAGAATGCGATCGTCTTGCCGTCGGGCGAAAACGAAGGTGAGACGTTGAAGTCGCCGTCGGTAACGATCGGTGACTTGCGCCCGGTTCGTAGCTCGACCAGGTGCAGCGCCGGTCCGCCGCTGAGGTAGGAGACATAGGAGATGAGATCCGCCTCCGGGCTCCAGTCTGGCGACATCGACAGGGTCTCGTGAGCGGTGATCGCGCGCTGATTGAAGCCGTCGTAGTCCATCAGGTAGATCTCGCGCCCGCTGCTCTTGGCGCGATCGGAGTGAAAGGCGATCGAAGTCAGGGCCACGCCGCGCCGGCCGGTGAAATAGAAGACGATCTCGTCGGCGAAGGTGTGGGCGATGCGGCGGGCCAGCTCGAACCCGCCCCGGTATCTTTTTCCCACTACCGAGTTGGCGCTGGCGAGATTGAAGACCCGGCCCTCGAGCACGAGCCGGCCAGGCTCTTCGGTGAGGTCGGCTTCGAGCAGCAGCTCGTTGCCAATCGACTCGTAGAGCACGTAGTCGGTCAGTGGATCACCGGTGAGCTCGAGCACCGAGAGCTCGAGCGGACCCTGAACAATGAAAGCGCCGCTGGCTTCAAGGTCCTCGCGCAGGACCGCGATCATCTCCGTCGCCGCTTTGCGCCCGACAGGGGAGAGGTTCTCGACTCCGTCGGGATCGGGCACGGCCAGGCGGAGGCGAGAGCGAGCCGAGCCTTCCAAAATGACCGTGATGTCTTGTTGCTCGTCCGGAAGACCGGACTGAGCCCAGAGCGCGAACGGTGCCACGAAGGTCAGGACCAGAATCGCGGCGAGTAGAGAGCGTCGTTTCATGCGTGTTCCTATCGAATCACCAGATTCACGCCTAGCGAGTCCGAGCGGTAGCTCTGCGGCAGGGGCGGCAGCGGGGAAGCGAGGGTCACCGCGCGTAAGCCCGCCAGATCGAAAGCCCGATTGCCGGATTCCTTGACGATCTCGATTCCGGTCAGCTCACCCCGACGAGAGATGTTGTAGTGAATGATCATCTCGGTTCCCGGACTCGCCCGCGGTCGCGTCCAATGGCTGCCGATGAGCGCCAGCATCTGTTGTACGTAGTAGCCGTACATGAAGTTGGGGTCGTCGAAGCTGGCCTCGGAGCTTCCGAAGGGCGAGGTGCCGAAGGCGGTTCCGTCCGGGCCGCCCCGGCGCTGGCGGCTCTCCGGTGCCGCCTCCCCTGCGGCTGCGTCCGCGGCGGCTGGGCCGGAGGCCGGCCGCTGGACCTCGGGCTCGGCGTCGGCCTGCCTTACTGGGGTGGTCTTGGGTTTTTCTTTTGCGACCACCGGAGCGGCCTTGGGCTTGGACGGTCTGGGCTTTGGCGGCGACGGCTTCACCGGCGCGGCGGCGTCCCCCAGGGCCTTGGCCGGAACGATCATGACTCTCATGTAGTCGCGCACCTGGCTCTGCCGGCGCGCGGCGAAGGCGGGCGCGAGGGCGATCAACGCCGCCAGTAGCGAGTGTGCCGCAACCGCGGTCACGCCGGCAATGAGCTTCCGCCGACGGTTGTCGCGGGAGCGGCGCGTGGCGAGGACGTCATCGACGAGCTGTCTCATTCGAAGATGCCGCTAGGTGCCTTCGGTCACCAGCCCGATCTGGGTGATGCCGCCGTTGTGCAGAATGTCGAGAACCTCGATGATCTTGCCGTAGGGGAGATCCCGATCACCCTTGAGAAACAGACTCTTGTCGCCGCGCGCGGTCAATAGGGGAGTCAGCCGCTCGACGAGCTGACTCGGATGGATCGGCTTGTCCTGAACGAACACCAGACCTTGCTCGTTCATCGACAACACCAGGGGATCGTCGACTCGCGTGGGCAGGGTTTCGGCATCGGCTTCGGGAAGATTCACTTCGATACCTTGATGCAACATGGGTGCCGCGATCATGAAGATGATCAGCAGGACCATCATGACGTCGACGAGTGGGGTCACGTTGATTTCGGCCAGCAGCGGTTCCTCGTCGCCGGCGGGCATGAGACTGAAGGCCATCGCGGTCTCCTGCTGTTTGCTCTAAGTGAAATTCCGCTCCGCCAAGTTGATGAACTCGAGCAGGAAATCTTCCATCTCGACGCGCATCTGGCGAATGCGATTGACGTAGTAGTTGAAGCCGATCAATGCCGGAATGGCCGCGGCCAGCCCGGCC
This genomic window contains:
- a CDS encoding TonB family protein is translated as MRQLVDDVLATRRSRDNRRRKLIAGVTAVAAHSLLAALIALAPAFAARRQSQVRDYMRVMIVPAKALGDAAAPVKPSPPKPRPSKPKAAPVVAKEKPKTTPVRQADAEPEVQRPASGPAAADAAAGEAAPESRQRRGGPDGTAFGTSPFGSSEASFDDPNFMYGYYVQQMLALIGSHWTRPRASPGTEMIIHYNISRRGELTGIEIVKESGNRAFDLAGLRAVTLASPLPPLPQSYRSDSLGVNLVIR
- a CDS encoding ExbD/TolR family protein produces the protein MAFSLMPAGDEEPLLAEINVTPLVDVMMVLLIIFMIAAPMLHQGIEVNLPEADAETLPTRVDDPLVLSMNEQGLVFVQDKPIHPSQLVERLTPLLTARGDKSLFLKGDRDLPYGKIIEVLDILHNGGITQIGLVTEGT